CCGCGCACGAAATCGACAAAGCGCGCATAGCGGCTGCCGATGAAGCCCCAGGGCAGGCGGAATATGGCGACCGCAAACACCGTGGCGCCGGCGACGAGATGAACGAGGCGAAAGGTTTCGCTGTCGCCGGTCAACCAGGCCACAATAAAGCCGGCGACCATCAGCCAGTGGCCGAGGCGAACTGGCCAGTCCCAGACGAGTATTTTTTGCATGGCCTACCTCCGCAATTCCGGAATGAGAATGTCGTGCTCGCTGTAGTTGCCCTCGGCCGCGCCGCGATGACAGGCTTCGCAATTGGCCACCGATTTGACACGCGGGTCCTTCCAGTATTTCGCTGAAATTTTGCAGTGCTTGCGGACGAAGCGCGCGGTCTGGCTGATGCGGGGCGGTTCGCCGGCGCTTCCGAGTTTGCCGGCGTTGCCTGCGTTGCGCTCGAGGAAGCTGGCGATTTCCTGCCCTGCAGGACTGTCGACCGCGGCATCCGTGCCGAAGTGCTCCTTCAGGCCGGCCATCGTTCGCCGCCAGTCGTTCGCCGAAAGCAGCGCCGGTTGATAGGCCATGTGGCAACTGGCGCATTCGGCCTGGTAGCTGGCTGGCGCGTTTGCCGGGAGCGGCACCCGGTCGGCGAGCGCCGGGAGGGCGGCGCCGAGGATAAAGGTGATGGCGATGCGTTTCATGTCAGCGTACCTCGCTCATATAGGTGACGAAATCGGCCTTCTCGGCCGGCGTGCAGTCGCGCCCGATGACTTCCCGGCAATTGCGGCCGAACCATTTTTCGACCTTGGTCGGGTCGCTGAAGCGCTGGCCATTGGCGGCCACCGCCAGCGGACGGATCGCCTTGCCGGTGACAACATGCTGACCGGCGTTCAGTGGGCTGTCAGTATGGCAACTGGTGCACGCCGGCATCTTGTCGTTGTTGGCGAAGCGCTGGCGGAAAAATGCATCGCCGCGTTTTGCGGAAGGCATGAAGCCAGCTTGCCGGGCGGCTGCCTCGGTGGAGTAGGTCTGGGCGATCTGTTGCGCCATTTCGGCGTGGGCGGCGATGCTGGCGAGCAGCAGGCACAGGGCTGGAAGGGTGCTCACAGTCGTTCTCCTTGTCGTGTTCATGGAGAAGGAGTGTAGAGAGCCAGCCTTAACGCCGCCTTATGAGTAGCTTAAGGAAGTATTAACCGAGAATTCGCCCGCCGCCAGAGGGGATAAAGCCCGAGCAGCCCCAGCAGCGGCCCGGGCAGAAGAAGCCATGCGATGTGGATGCCCCAGTCGCCGATCCAGGCTGTGCCGAGATGGATTGAAATCGTCGTGATGGCAAAGCCGATCGAGTTCTGGATCGCCAGCGCGCTGCCGACGATCTCGGGTGGGCAGGCGCGTGCCGAAAGGGCAGAAAAATGCGGCGAATCTGCAACCACACTGGCACCCCAGAGAAGCAGCAGGCTGATTTTTGTCCAGGCTGGCCACGCTTCGCTGAACGGAAAGAGTGCGCAGCACAGGGCGGAGAGTGCGAGCGCGGTGGCCGCGACGCGCGCACTGCCGATGCACTGGCTCCACCAGCCGCCGAGCACGCAACCGAGGGCGCCGATGCCGATGATCGCGAATGACAGGCCGGACAGCGTCGCGCTGCCGGCGGCTGCCAGACCGCTCAGGAGCAACAGCGCCGGCACCAGCGTCCAGAAGGCGTAAATCTCCCACTGGTGGCCGAAGTAGCCGAGCGCCGAAGCGCGGAACTCGCGCACCGAAAAGGCGTAGAAGACGCGCCCGAGGCGCAGCGGCGGGGCATCGTGGCGTCGTTTCAGATGCGGCCCGTCACCGAGGTACAGGATCATCGCTGCGGCGATCAGCGCCAGCGCCGACGAAACGAGGATCGTCGCCTGCCACGACCAGCCGGCGCCGGCCAGGCGGATGCCGTGGGGCAGCGCGGTGCCGAGGGTCAGCATGCCGACCAGTTGGGCGAGCGCCGCGCCGGCGCGTTCCGGCACCCAGCTGACGACCAGTTTCATGCCCAGTGGGTAGACGCCGGCCAGACACAGGCCGACCGCGAAACGCAGTGGAATGCCGCTCGCCATGTCGCTGGCGAACAACGCAAAGGCCGCATTGAACAGCGCACCGAGCAGTGCGCAAAGCGCGAAGATCCGGCTTGCCGCGTAGCGGTCCGCCAGCCCGGAGACGGCGAAACTCAGGGTGCCGAGAATGAAGCCGAACTGGACGGCGTTGGTCAGCGTGCCGATTTCCGCCGGCGCGATGCCCCAGGTGCGAATCAGGTCATCGGCGGCGCTGTTGGCGGAAAACCACAGCGAAGTGCCGAACAGTTGTGCAATCACGATGACGGGAACGGGATTCTTCATAGGCGGATCAGTTTGAGTCGCCCGAGCAAGCATACAGCAACCGTCGCTCGGCCGAGGCGCCGCAACCGGCGCGTGTCGAGCGCCGGCGCCAGCGATTCCGCCGCTTCAGCCATACCGACGGCAATGGGTGCGGTCAACGCCGAAAAGTTGCCCGAATCGCCTGTGGTGACCGCGGCTCACGGATTATGGTGCCTGATAGCGCCGTTGAGCGGGGCCGTGAACTCAATCCCCTTGACTTAGCGCGTTTGCATATTTTACAGCCGCCGCGATAAGCCGGCCATGTCGGGGTAGAATTGGGTCTCGTAACGGATTGATATTTATAGGTTAAATATGCCGTCCTAAATATGTCAATGTGCTTTTCAGGCTTGCGGACTTCATTCAGAGCACAGCCTTTCGCGAAGCGGCTCGCCGTGATTCCCGGAATTTCACGCGCAGCCGTGGATTGCCCTTCACCGATCTGATCGCTTTCCTGCTCAGCGGTGTGCGTGGGGCCGTGCAGGGCGAACTCGATGCGTTCTTCACGCTGCTGGCGCGGCGAACCCGCTTGTCTCGGGTGGTGACCGCCAGTGCGTTCTCGAAGGCGCGTAGCCGCCTCTATGCGAATGTCTTCGATCCGCTCAACACAGAGTTGCTGCGGCTGGTCGATGAAGCCCTTCCCGGTCAGCCGCTCTGGCAGGGATTGCGGGTTCTGGCCGCCGATGCCTCCAAGGTTCGCTTGACCTTGCTCAACGCGGAGGGCAAGCGGTGTGTGCGCGAGGCGACGCTGTTCGGCTTGTTTCGTCCGGGCATCGAGTTGTTCGATTCGCTGATCCTGCACAGCCCCCTGGTTGGTGAGCGGCAGATGCTGTTCGAGCGCCTGGACCGGATTGACCGCCACGACATGCTGCTGCTCGACCGCGGTTACCCGGGCGCGTGGCTGGTGGCCGCCTTGCTGCATCGGGAGATTCCCTTTTGCATGCGCTGCGATTCGTCGTCGACCTTTGCCGCCATCACGCAGTTCATGCGCTCCGGCCAGGACGACACCGTGGTGACCCTGCCACCGCCGAATTGCCGGGATGCCGTCGATTATGAGTGTCCCCGCCAGGCCTCGACCGTGCGCCTGATCCGCCAAGTGACACCCGCCGGTAAGGTGCGCGTGCTCATGACGTCCTTGCTCGACAGTGCGCAGTATCCGGCGCCTGCATTCGCAGATCTCTATCATCGGCGCTGGCGCATCGAAGAGGCCTTCAAGCGCCTCAAGCATCGCCTGTCGCTTGAGCATACGTCTGGCTTGACCTGGCTCGCGGCCTGTCAGGACGTCGGCGCCAAGATGCTCTGCGACAACCTCAATGCGCTGGCGGTCTATCTGGCCACGGAGCACCTCATCGCCCCAGATTCGCCGTGGCGTATCAATCGCACCTTGGCTTTCTCGCATCTGCGCCGCCTGCTGCCCCAAGTGCTCACCGGTCGCCTTCGCTTGACCTCGCGCATCGTCGCCGCACTGTTCTCCGAGATTGTCCTGAACCTTCAAAAATTCATCCCCAACCGAAACCGACCGCGACCTATTCGACCCAAGCCACACAAGTCTCATGCCTACAAAACCGCTCCATGACAAGATGCTAAGTCACGAGGATTGGCCGTGAACTGCCCGAACGGATAAGGTGCTGTGGGACAATGTCACGCATGGATACTAATATTGCAACGGACGGTGGCGCGGCCATCTCATGTGCCTCCTGCGCAGCCTGCTGCTGCCGGCTGGAAGTCCTGCTGGCCGGCGAAGACAACGTCCCGGCGCGCTTCGTGGTCGAGGATCGATGGGGCGGCTCGGTAATGCGCCGCCTTGCCGATGGCTGGTGTGCCGCCGTCGACCGCAACACCATGCGCTGCGTCATCTACGAACGCCGCCCGGATGTCTGTCGTGAGTACCGGATGGGGGATGCTGACTGTATCGTCGAACGGCGCCTGTTCTTCGCCCAAGATACGGATGATCACGCTTGAAGCCGGACGGCCACGCTCCTGAAAGATCAAACGACGCATTTTTCTTGCGCTCGATGCCTCCTGCCATGCTGGCACGGAGCGGGGTACGGCGATTCGGATAGTCGGCCCGCAAAGCCCGGTACGGCCGCCTTGTGATGGTCTTGGAGTGTGCGACAGGAGCGGCAGGCCAGCCACCTGAGAGAATTGTCAGCACTTGGAGAGTGGCGCGTCAGTTGGCATTAAAGCCGCGCCGACCTTCTTTCGATGGGCGGATTCAACTCTGAAATGCAACAGGGTAATGACGGGAGTGTAGCTGACTCATGAAGAGGTCGTGAGGTGTATTGTAGTCAAGGCATTTTCGAGGTCGGTGATTGAGACGGAGCCTGGCAAGTCCGATATTTTTTTCGGAGATGCCATCAAAGCTCATTTTCTTGGGGAAGAACTGCCGAATGAGGCCGTTCATATTCTCGTTGGCCCCGCGTTCCCAAGAAGCATAGGGGTGGGCGAAGTAGCAATCAGCCTGGAGTTGCTCGGCAAATCGCTGATGCTGAGCAAACTCCTTCCCGTTATCCGTCGTCAGTGTGTGGACAGCGTTCGCGAAAGGCGTCAGCAGGGAAATCATCGCATCTGAGACAGCCTGTGTGGTCTTGGCTGGCACATGGGCGATGAGGGTGTAGCGAGAGATGCGTTCGTTGAGCGTGACCAGCGCCTGATGCTGGCCGGCACCGATCACCAAGTCAGCCTCCCAGTCGCCAAAGCGTTCACGGCAATTCGCGATGGCGGGGCGTAAGTCAATGGACACCTGATTGGGAATGGTTTCACGTCGTTCGCGGCCACCGTAGCGTTTTCGACGAGCCTTCTGGCAGCGCAATTTGCGATGTAAAGTGCCACCCGCTCGCTTGTCAGTATAGATGCACTTATGACTGACACTCGGTTTATCGTTGGTCTTCAGGTAACCCGATATGTGCTCAGGGCTCCAGGTTTCCGCCAACTGGGTCTCGACAAAAATCCATGTCAGATCTGCAATGCGCGGACCGTTCTCAGAGGCCCGCATGCGGGCCTCTGAGAACGCATGGGCCTGCTTTGGCCGATAACCACGCTAACCACGATTGCGTGTCATCTCACGGCTAATCGTCGATTTATGTCGATTCATCAACCGGGCTATGCTACTTCGGTCATGTTCTGCCTTGGCAAGGATGGCAATCTGGTAACGTTCGTTCCGGGTGAGCTGCGTGTAACTCATGTTGGGCAACTTTGACTTAGCGGTCGAGGGGCTCGGATGCTACTGCATCTCGCCCACCCAACCTGTTAAACATCAGAGTTGCACTTCGGTTTTGAATCCGCGCCCGGGGAAAACGCGGTTGGCGCGGGCGATGGTCTGCATCAACGTGTGGTTGCGCATCGGCTTGTCGAGATATATCGTCGAGCAGCTCGGCGCATCAAAGCCAGTCAGCCACATGGCGCAGACGAAGACCAGGCGCAGCGGGTCTTCGGTGTCCTTGAACTTCTCTTCGAGGCCCGGCTGCGACTCGTTCATCCACCTGCGGTGCGGCGCGATGTCGAGGCCCCGCGCCTGCATCTGGGCGATTTCGTTCTGCCCCGGCGAGACGATCAGCGCCATGTCGGTCGTCGTCAGCACCGAAAGACGCTGTTTCAGTTCGGCCATCCGCAAGTCGCGCCGCGCCTGCTCGGATGTCATGCCGCCGCCCGGTTGATAGTGCAGCTCGCCCAGTTCCTTCCGCACCCGTTCCGTTTCCACCGCCCAATACACCCTCACCTTGTCGTGCATCTTGAGCGCGGTGGCCTTGTCGATCGACACCACCAGCGCCTTGCCGACAAAGCCGCGACCGAGGAAGTGCCGCACGATGTCCTGCGCCACGGCTTCCAGCCGGTCGGCGCGGGTGATCAGGTGGTACTGGCGCGCCAACTCGCGTTCGAGTTTGCCCTCCTGCTCAGGGTCGAGTTCGGCGTCCTCGATCAGCCGGTAGATGTCCTCGTTGAGGTCCGGGTTGATGAGCTGCAATTCCGGCGTGCGGTTCTCGTAGAACAACGGCACGGTGGCGCCGTCTTCGATCGACTGCTGGAAGTCGTAAATCGACACGTAGTCGCCGAAGAGCTCCCTGGTGCGTTCCTCACCGGCGATCAGCGGCGTTCCGGTAAAGGCGAGGAACATCGCCTTGGGCAGGGCGGCGCGCATGTTGAGCGCCAGCGTGTCGTACTGGCTGCCGTGCGCCTCGTCAGTCAGCACAATGACGTCGGTGCGGTCACAGAGCAGCTCCGGCGTCTGGAATTTATGCACCAGCGTAAAGACATAGGGAACCGCTGATCAATTCACCTAAAAATGCTGAGAAGTGAAGTCTTTTACGAAACTATCTGGCTGCAAGCCCGAAAAAAAATGATATCGCCCACTATTCGGAGCATTTCTGACCTTCAGGACGCAACTTGGCTGTCCGCGAATAACCAGCGGCGGGTGAGCACCAGATTTGCCATGGCAAACAGCGAGAACAGCTGCGCCGTATTCTTGACCAATCCCCTATAACGCGTCTGGCGATGTTTGAAGAGGTTCTTCACGACATGGAAGGGATGTTCAACCTTGGCCCCGATGCTGGCTTTGGTGTGTTCAAGTTGCGCAACCAACCGGCCCAGCTCCGTTCCTTCCAGAAGTTTGCGTTTGCACGGTTTCATGGCAACGTGCCATTCAACTTCGCTCCCCTGGCTTTCCTCGCGCTTCTCAACCCTCTGGTAGCCGCCGAATGCAAAATCTATTCAGTGGCAATACGTTCTGGGAAGACTACATCGTGAACAACGACGACAGTGAGTACGGATTCAATCTTGAGTAACCATCGCCATCCCGCCTAACTCCGCACAACTGCCCTCGGGCGGTTTTTTGCTTTCTAGACCCCCAATTTTCTCGTTTTTGTTGTGCCCGTACACAAGCCCGTACATGGCGGTGGCGGACGCCCGTACACCACGAATCCGACACTGATCTGAATGGCACTTACTTAAGCTTTTTGGGATGTCCATTTTTCATGACGATAGCTTTGGCGAGATTACGTGGTTTGGTGAGCATTGGATAGGGTTTAGGTCGTCGTTTGACGGCGCGAGGCTCGATCCGGCCCGGTCGGTTACCGACCTGTTGTTGGGCGATTAAAACGAATAGTTCGCTGTGTATGTTGTGATGGCTGCGGCTCGCAAAGGGTGCCCAGGCGAGCCAGATTTGCACGGTATGCTTGAAGCTCAGTTGGCGCGGCAATCTGTGGGAGAGCATTGCAGCCTGAGCCATCATTAACCGAATCAGATTGTAGGCGAGGAGATAGACCCAGATTTCCTTGATCGCCATCGCAGGCGTCAGGCAACTCAGTCGTTCCATGCCGAGCGTGGTCTTGATGTTGCGCAGATCGAGTTCAACGTGCCAGCGATCCCGATAGAGCGATTTCAAGGCAGTCTTGTCGGTTTGTTTTGGGCAAAGCAATGTCGTCACCCGTGTCTTGCCGCCGACCCGAAGCTCGCGTACGGTCAGACTCTCGGGGGCCTGATCGTAGTCGGCCTGAGGCATCCAGTCGGGTTTGCTGGCGGGTTTTGGCAGCACGATCAGATGATCGCACTGCCCCAACTGCCGACCTCGGCAAAAATCGGTGGTGCGTTGCCGCGCGCCATTTTGTTCAAACACCGCATCAATGCACCGCTCGCGTAATGAGCAGAGGAGAAAATAGGTGGCGTAGAAGGCGTCGCCCAACAGTAAATCACCCTGCTCCAGGGAATCGAATATCGAACGCAGCAACGACTGCTCATCGCTGCCCTTGCCCCGACAGGAGCCGGTCGTGGCATTGAGTACCGCCCCGCTACCCAAACAAACGAGCCCAACGATCCGGCACTGCGGGAAACCCAGTCCCGGCTTCTGGCTCGTCGGTTGCGGGACGACCTGATTGTCTGAGGTGTCGGGCATTACGACGGTCGTCCCGTCCACCAGACGGACGGGACGACCCCGCCAATGCCAAGCTGTCGGCGCCTGCGTGGCGACTCTTTGCCCCACGTGGCACGCCAGTGTACTGAGCATCTTCAAAGGCAAGCGCTTTCGCGCCCGGCAATAGGCGCCCGTGTGGGTGCTGCCCGGCACCAGGCCGCCAACCAGGCATTTGACCGCACGGTCATTGACTGCCTTCTGGCAGGAACGATCGGTGCTCAGCGCTTGGGCCAGAAACATCGACAACGTCTCCGTCGGGGGATATTGCCTTTCTCGGTGGGGCGGCAGTTCAGATTCCACGGCATCGAACAATTCCGGCCCCATCAACAGGTTGAAAAACGCATAGGCGTCGCTCTGGGCAGCGTGGGCCTTGACCGTTCGGTGTTGCTGTGCGCGTGTACTGCGGATAGGATGCATTTGGGCTGGCTCATCGTGGGCGGGTTGGGTGTTTGGCGACGCCAACTTATCACGCGTCGATCCAGCCTGTTTCATCATTTGCATCAAAGAGTTGAATGTTAAGTAAGTGCCATTCGACACTGATCTCACGTTTTCGCAATCACCCGAAGGGAGATAAACGTGAGTATCAAACACCTCAACCAACGCCATTTGGCCGACCGTTGGGACGTCAGCGAAGCCACACTGGAACGTTGGCGGACCGAGGGAATCGGACCCGTATTTTTGAAACTGCAAGGGCGCGTGCTGTATCGCTTCGAAGACGTCGAATCCTTTGAGGCCGACAGCTTGCGCAAGAGCACCTCTGAACGCGTCGTGGTCGGAGGTGCAGCATGAGCCGCACAATTCCCGACCAAATTCTCGCCACTCGGCAGTGCAACTTTTTTTCTGTAAAAGTTCTCAGGCGATTCCATCGGGATGGGCTCAGTCTTTGAGGTTGAGATAGATTTTCCCGGTCATCCACTCCTCATCGCATTCGGCGAGGAGCGCTGAGACGAGGCGGAGGCAGGAAGCGGTGTTGGGGAAGATGGAAGCCACCCGGGTACGGCGTTTGATCTCGCGGTTAATGCGTTCGAGGCCGTTGGTCGTGCGCAACCGGACGCGTTGGGCCACTGGCCAATTAAAGACAGCGAACCCCTCGGGCAGATTCTCCTCGGCCCACTGGGCCAGTTTGGGCGCCTCGGTCCGCCAGGCCTCGATCGCCTGACGCAAGAGGCGCTCCGCTTCGGTTTTGTCCGGTGCATTGAAGATCGCCCGAATCCGCTGCGCCACCGGTTTGCGCTGATCAAGGCGGGTGACATACGACTGCGCGTTCTGTTGCAGGTGGAACTGGCAACGTTGCCAGGGTACGCTGGGCAAGGTGGCGCGGCGTGCCGCATTGAGACCGGCATGCGCATCGGCGACGATCATCTTGACGCCCTTGAGTCCCCGCCGCACCAGGCTGTCGAGGAAGGCCCGCCAATGCACCTCCGCCTCGGACAAGGCGACCGAGACGCCCAGCACCCGGCGATGACCGCTGTGCGTGATGCCGACCGCCACCAGCACGGCACAGTCGACCAGCTGCCCGCCCTCGCGCACCCGCTCGTCCCCCAAGAGGACTTCCTTCGGGGCGTACCGCGCATCGAGAAAGACATAAGGCGTTTCATCGAGCGGTCGCTCACGCCAGACGGCCAACCCGGCATCCAGTTGTTCGGCGGCACGACTCACCTGCGTCGACGAAATCGACACCTCTGGCCCAAGCAAGGCTTGCAGGACGGTGATCACCTTGCGTGTGGAAACCCCCTGTACATACATTTCGGCCAAGGCGATATTGAGCGCCTGCTCGGTCCGCGACCCTTTCTCCAGGGCGCTGGGGTAGAAGCCGCCGCCGCGCACCTGTGGCACCTCGAAGGTTAGTTCGCCAACCCGGGTCATCATCGTTTTGGGCTTGAAGCCGTTGGCGTAATCAGAGCGCTCGACGGTACGTTCATGGGGCTGGGCATTGAGAAAAAGTTTGCGCTCAATCCGGCTGGCCTCGTTGACCAGAATGCGCAGTGCTTCGCCGGCGCCATCCAGACCGTTGTTTAGCAGCACCGCAAAACGGGCATCCAGAGGGTGATGTTCTACGCGTTGTGCCATGCTGTCGATTCTTTCGTGGGAATGGGTAAGAATGCCCCGAAGAAATCGCCTGCGGGAGTA
This window of the Candidatus Dechloromonas phosphoritropha genome carries:
- a CDS encoding IS4 family transposase; translation: MCRPKYVNVLFRLADFIQSTAFREAARRDSRNFTRSRGLPFTDLIAFLLSGVRGAVQGELDAFFTLLARRTRLSRVVTASAFSKARSRLYANVFDPLNTELLRLVDEALPGQPLWQGLRVLAADASKVRLTLLNAEGKRCVREATLFGLFRPGIELFDSLILHSPLVGERQMLFERLDRIDRHDMLLLDRGYPGAWLVAALLHREIPFCMRCDSSSTFAAITQFMRSGQDDTVVTLPPPNCRDAVDYECPRQASTVRLIRQVTPAGKVRVLMTSLLDSAQYPAPAFADLYHRRWRIEEAFKRLKHRLSLEHTSGLTWLAACQDVGAKMLCDNLNALAVYLATEHLIAPDSPWRINRTLAFSHLRRLLPQVLTGRLRLTSRIVAALFSEIVLNLQKFIPNRNRPRPIRPKPHKSHAYKTAP
- a CDS encoding DUF1924 domain-containing protein; the encoded protein is MNTTRRTTVSTLPALCLLLASIAAHAEMAQQIAQTYSTEAAARQAGFMPSAKRGDAFFRQRFANNDKMPACTSCHTDSPLNAGQHVVTGKAIRPLAVAANGQRFSDPTKVEKWFGRNCREVIGRDCTPAEKADFVTYMSEVR
- a CDS encoding diheme cytochrome c produces the protein MKRIAITFILGAALPALADRVPLPANAPASYQAECASCHMAYQPALLSANDWRRTMAGLKEHFGTDAAVDSPAGQEIASFLERNAGNAGKLGSAGEPPRISQTARFVRKHCKISAKYWKDPRVKSVANCEACHRGAAEGNYSEHDILIPELRR
- a CDS encoding IS256 family transposase, with the translated sequence MAQRVEHHPLDARFAVLLNNGLDGAGEALRILVNEASRIERKLFLNAQPHERTVERSDYANGFKPKTMMTRVGELTFEVPQVRGGGFYPSALEKGSRTEQALNIALAEMYVQGVSTRKVITVLQALLGPEVSISSTQVSRAAEQLDAGLAVWRERPLDETPYVFLDARYAPKEVLLGDERVREGGQLVDCAVLVAVGITHSGHRRVLGVSVALSEAEVHWRAFLDSLVRRGLKGVKMIVADAHAGLNAARRATLPSVPWQRCQFHLQQNAQSYVTRLDQRKPVAQRIRAIFNAPDKTEAERLLRQAIEAWRTEAPKLAQWAEENLPEGFAVFNWPVAQRVRLRTTNGLERINREIKRRTRVASIFPNTASCLRLVSALLAECDEEWMTGKIYLNLKD
- a CDS encoding YkgJ family cysteine cluster protein, which encodes MSRMDTNIATDGGAAISCASCAACCCRLEVLLAGEDNVPARFVVEDRWGGSVMRRLADGWCAAVDRNTMRCVIYERRPDVCREYRMGDADCIVERRLFFAQDTDDHA
- a CDS encoding MFS transporter, translated to MKNPVPVIVIAQLFGTSLWFSANSAADDLIRTWGIAPAEIGTLTNAVQFGFILGTLSFAVSGLADRYAASRIFALCALLGALFNAAFALFASDMASGIPLRFAVGLCLAGVYPLGMKLVVSWVPERAGAALAQLVGMLTLGTALPHGIRLAGAGWSWQATILVSSALALIAAAMILYLGDGPHLKRRHDAPPLRLGRVFYAFSVREFRASALGYFGHQWEIYAFWTLVPALLLLSGLAAAGSATLSGLSFAIIGIGALGCVLGGWWSQCIGSARVAATALALSALCCALFPFSEAWPAWTKISLLLLWGASVVADSPHFSALSARACPPEIVGSALAIQNSIGFAITTISIHLGTAWIGDWGIHIAWLLLPGPLLGLLGLYPLWRRANSRLILP
- a CDS encoding DNA-binding protein; the protein is MSIKHLNQRHLADRWDVSEATLERWRTEGIGPVFLKLQGRVLYRFEDVESFEADSLRKSTSERVVVGGAA
- a CDS encoding IS4 family transposase — translated: MHPIRSTRAQQHRTVKAHAAQSDAYAFFNLLMGPELFDAVESELPPHRERQYPPTETLSMFLAQALSTDRSCQKAVNDRAVKCLVGGLVPGSTHTGAYCRARKRLPLKMLSTLACHVGQRVATQAPTAWHWRGRPVRLVDGTTVVMPDTSDNQVVPQPTSQKPGLGFPQCRIVGLVCLGSGAVLNATTGSCRGKGSDEQSLLRSIFDSLEQGDLLLGDAFYATYFLLCSLRERCIDAVFEQNGARQRTTDFCRGRQLGQCDHLIVLPKPASKPDWMPQADYDQAPESLTVRELRVGGKTRVTTLLCPKQTDKTALKSLYRDRWHVELDLRNIKTTLGMERLSCLTPAMAIKEIWVYLLAYNLIRLMMAQAAMLSHRLPRQLSFKHTVQIWLAWAPFASRSHHNIHSELFVLIAQQQVGNRPGRIEPRAVKRRPKPYPMLTKPRNLAKAIVMKNGHPKKLK